One window from the genome of Mauremys mutica isolate MM-2020 ecotype Southern chromosome 4, ASM2049712v1, whole genome shotgun sequence encodes:
- the CD2BP2 gene encoding CD2 antigen cytoplasmic tail-binding protein 2 isoform X1, with the protein MPKRKVTFEDQAEGDEEEEELAIPKKKLAEPGLGASGPGSRFKGKHSLDSDEEDEDEEGDGGRASKYDILASEDVEGQESATIDYEDGVRITPFNLEEEMEEGHFDSEGNYFLRREALIRDNWLDNIDWVRIKEQPPGGRQPPGGGQEEDGGRPLLDKQTLLEGMVEMVRPGETVARAIQRLGSKGGARGSRPRRAWTRAKAGAPAPPEEGEAPGSPQRREQLERLSGLADQMVGRGVYEIYQETREKLALRLRALTQPPPAPPPPALDMFAEDIDEARLRTQASAGGAAAPQPQAGEEPLAEVMWEYKWENTNGAELYGPFSSTQMQEWVDQGYFKEGVYCRKADNSQGQFYNSKRVDFDLYT; encoded by the exons ATGCCCAAGCGCAAGGTGACATTCGAGGACCAGGCCGAgggggacgaggaggaggaggagctggccaTTCCCAAGAAGAAG CTggcagagcctggcctgggggccaGTGGCCCAGGGAGCCGGTTCAAGGGGAAACACTCCCTGGACAGCGATGAGGAAGACGAGGATGAGGAGGGGGATGGCGGCCGGGCCAGTAAATACGACATCCTGGCATCAGAGGACGTGGAGG GGCAGGAGTCGGCCACCATCGACTACGAGGACGGGGTGCGGATCACCCCCTTCAacctggaggaggagatggaggaggggcACTTCGACTCGGAGGGGAACTATTTCCTGCGGCGCGAGGCCCTGATCCGCGACAACTGGCTGGACAACATCGACTGG gtgcGGATCAAGGAGCAGCCCCCCGGCGGCCGGCAGCCCcccggcggggggcaggaggaggacggggggcgccccctgctggacaaGCAGACGCTGCTGGAGGGGATGGTGGAGATGGTGCGGCCGGGGGAGACGGTGGCCCGGGCCATCCAGCGCCTggggagcaagggaggggcccGGGGCTCGCGCCCCCGCCGGGCCTGGACCCGCGCCAAGGCCGgggcccccgccccgcccgaGGAGGGGGAGGCGCCGGGCTCGCCCCAGAGGCGGGAGCAGCTGGAGCGGCTCTCGGGATTGGCTGACCAGATGGTGGGCCGGGGCGTCTACGAGATCTACCAGGAGACCCGCGAGAAGCTGGCGCTCAGGCTGCGGGCGCTGAcccagcccccgcccgccccgcccccgcccgccctCGACATGTTCGCCGAGGACATCGACGAGGCCAGgctgagaacccaggcgtccg cagggggcgctgcggcgcCGCAGCCCCAGGCCGGGGAGGAGCCGCTGGCGGAGGTGATGTGGGAGTACAAATGGGAGAACACGAATGGGGCCGAGCTCTACGGGCCCTTCAGCAGCACCCAGATGCAG GAGTGGGTGGACCAGGGCTATTTCAAGGAGGGCGTTTACTGCCGCAAGGCCGACAATTCGCAAGGCCAATTCTACAACTCGAAGCGGGTGGATTTTGACCTGTACACGTGA
- the CD2BP2 gene encoding CD2 antigen cytoplasmic tail-binding protein 2 isoform X2, producing the protein MPKRKVTFEDQAEGDEEEEELAIPKKKLAEPGLGASGPGSRFKGKHSLDSDEEDEDEEGDGGRASKYDILASEDVEGQESATIDYEDGVRITPFNLEEEMEEGHFDSEGNYFLRREALIRDNWLDNIDWVRIKEQPPGGRQPPGGGQEEDGGRPLLDKQTLLEGMVEMVRPGETVARAIQRLGSKGGARGSRPRRAWTRAKAGAPAPPEEGEAPGSPQRREQLERLSGLADQMVGRGVYEIYQETREKLALRLRALTQPPPAPPPPALDMFAEDIDEARLRTQASGGAAAPQPQAGEEPLAEVMWEYKWENTNGAELYGPFSSTQMQEWVDQGYFKEGVYCRKADNSQGQFYNSKRVDFDLYT; encoded by the exons ATGCCCAAGCGCAAGGTGACATTCGAGGACCAGGCCGAgggggacgaggaggaggaggagctggccaTTCCCAAGAAGAAG CTggcagagcctggcctgggggccaGTGGCCCAGGGAGCCGGTTCAAGGGGAAACACTCCCTGGACAGCGATGAGGAAGACGAGGATGAGGAGGGGGATGGCGGCCGGGCCAGTAAATACGACATCCTGGCATCAGAGGACGTGGAGG GGCAGGAGTCGGCCACCATCGACTACGAGGACGGGGTGCGGATCACCCCCTTCAacctggaggaggagatggaggaggggcACTTCGACTCGGAGGGGAACTATTTCCTGCGGCGCGAGGCCCTGATCCGCGACAACTGGCTGGACAACATCGACTGG gtgcGGATCAAGGAGCAGCCCCCCGGCGGCCGGCAGCCCcccggcggggggcaggaggaggacggggggcgccccctgctggacaaGCAGACGCTGCTGGAGGGGATGGTGGAGATGGTGCGGCCGGGGGAGACGGTGGCCCGGGCCATCCAGCGCCTggggagcaagggaggggcccGGGGCTCGCGCCCCCGCCGGGCCTGGACCCGCGCCAAGGCCGgggcccccgccccgcccgaGGAGGGGGAGGCGCCGGGCTCGCCCCAGAGGCGGGAGCAGCTGGAGCGGCTCTCGGGATTGGCTGACCAGATGGTGGGCCGGGGCGTCTACGAGATCTACCAGGAGACCCGCGAGAAGCTGGCGCTCAGGCTGCGGGCGCTGAcccagcccccgcccgccccgcccccgcccgccctCGACATGTTCGCCGAGGACATCGACGAGGCCAGgctgagaacccaggcgtccg ggggcgctgcggcgcCGCAGCCCCAGGCCGGGGAGGAGCCGCTGGCGGAGGTGATGTGGGAGTACAAATGGGAGAACACGAATGGGGCCGAGCTCTACGGGCCCTTCAGCAGCACCCAGATGCAG GAGTGGGTGGACCAGGGCTATTTCAAGGAGGGCGTTTACTGCCGCAAGGCCGACAATTCGCAAGGCCAATTCTACAACTCGAAGCGGGTGGATTTTGACCTGTACACGTGA
- the LOC123370093 gene encoding sesquipedalian-1-like, which translates to MKLHETSVLGYSRVAAPPDRQGRLYKKSERSSSYQRRWCELRGNLLFYWERQGDREPLGLILLEGCTVELQESATEPFTFEISYSHGPPGYRAYKMAAEDQASMEGWVRALSTASFNYLRALLTDLEGQYRANGALGATPLEERAAQRSPLVAEVGLPDFEGLHRQFGEEIMKLKARWREGRAGGDQTVQGDLIDLE; encoded by the coding sequence ATGAAGTTGCACGAAACCAGCGTCCTGGGCTACTCCCGCGTGGCGGCGCCCCCCGACCGGCAGGGGCGGCTGTACAAGAAGAGCGAACGCAGCAGCAGCTACCAGCGGCGCTGGTGCGAGTTACGGGGGAACCTGCTCTTTTACTGGGAGCGGCAGGGGGACCGCGAGCCGCTGGGGCTAATCCTCCTGGAGGGCTGCACCGTGGAGCTGCAGGAATCCGCCACGGAGCCTTTCACCTTCGAGATCTCCTATTCCCACGGGCCGCCGGGCTACCGGGCTTACAAGATGGCTGCTGAAGACCAGGCCTCCATGGAgggctgggtgcgggctctgagcaCGGCCAGCTTCAACTACCTGCGGGCCCTGTTGACAGATCTGGAGGGACAGTACCGGGCCAACGGGGCCCTCGGGGCGACACCCCTGGAAGAGAGGGCTGCGCAGCGCAGCCCAttggtggcagaagtgggattGCCAGACTTTGAGGGGCTTCACCGCCAGTTCGGGGAGGAGATTATGAAACTGAAGGcgaggtggagggaggggagagcaggaggggaCCAGACAGTGCAGGGGGACCTGATTGATTTGGAGTAG